A region from the Pararge aegeria chromosome Z, ilParAegt1.1, whole genome shotgun sequence genome encodes:
- the LOC120636365 gene encoding alpha-1,3-mannosyl-glycoprotein 4-beta-N-acetylglucosaminyltransferase A-like, with protein MTIFVSILRISHFPHEDSMEKIIADMHSRMRFIESLYRARQEDVIALQNKVYSARNNTTYKHHVVKSNSRHFTVSPEVAAKIKNLSGMKAVSGLQTKTISLMQTSFMYQLLPHLMATPNSLQPAYHLRGGRLFSEVVIGIPTVKRDKESYLMITLSHLISGLTTADLNNTLIVIFVGETDLEYVLNIARQVETTFPKHVANGLIEVISPSASYYPNLETLPLTLGDSIKRVKWRTKQNLDAIYLMAYAQTKGTFYLMLEDDVIAKNKYMQEIKHFTAAISVSTPNWYFIEFCHVGGIGKLFRSADLIHFITYVELFYKNMPIDWLLESFLANRVCSFDKSANNCGKSKLLIRPKYKSSLFQHIGLYSSLQGKIQKVKDPHFGALQTYYPHNNPPVKRITSDIKEHADHTIKRAYEGKTYFWGIKPNEGDAIVFWFAKPTAIARYKFRSGNVEHVSDKFYNTVVEVLPANGKKKFISVNNFDELGLAEGDLKPSIGPLLAIRLRVNKESYYWTVLSEIALTTLEQAKKT; from the exons cTCATTTTCCACATGAGGATTCGATGGAGAAAATTATTGCTGACATGCATTCTCGTATGCGTTTCATTGAATCTCTCTACAGAGCACGCCAAGAAGATGTCATAGCTCTACAG AATAAAGTCTACAGCGCAAGAAACAATACAACTTACAAACATCACGTAGTGAAGAGTAATTCACGCCATTTCACCGTTTCACCTGAAGTTGCGGCAAAGATAAAAAATCTCAGTG GTATGAAAGCTGTTTCCGGGTTGCAAACGAAAACTATATCCTTGATGCAGACTTCATTCATGTACCAGCTACTTCCACATCTTATGGCTACCCCGAATAGTCTACAGCCTGCTTATCATTTGAGAGGGGGGAGGCTATTCTCTGAAGTAGTCATCGGTATACCCACTGTGAAGAGAGACAAAGAGAGTTATTTAATGATAACTTTATCG CATTTAATCAGTGGCTTGACTACGGCAGATTTGAACAACACACTTATAGTGATTTTCGTCGGCGAAACCGACTTGGAGTATGTCCTTAACATTGCTAGACAAGTTGAGACAAC GTTTCCAAAGCATGTGGCTAACGGTCTAATAGAAGTAATATCTCCATCTGCTTCATACTACCCTAACCTTGAGACTTTGCCGTTGACGTTGGGCGACTCTATCAAGAGAGTCAAATGGCGCACAAAGCAAAACCTTGATGCAATTTACTTAATGGCTTACGCGCAGACAAAAGGAACTTTTTATCTCATGCTAGAAGACGACGTCATCgcaaaaaataagtatatgcaG GAAATTAAACACTTTACGGCCGCTATATCAGTTTCGACACCGAATTGGTATTTCATAGAGTTTTGCCATGTTGGTGGTATCGGAAAACTGTTTAGGTCTGCggatttaatacattttataacctACGTAGAGTTGTTCTACAAGAACATGCCGATCGACTGGCTTCTGGAGAGTTTTCTGGCTAATCGTGTGTGTAGTTTTGACAAATCTGCC AATAACTGTGGAAAAAGTAAGTTGCTAATACGCCCAAAGTATAAATCGTCCTTGTTTCAACATATTGGTTTATACTCATCGCTGCAAGGAAAGATACAGAAAGTAAAg gatcCGCATTTTGGAGCTCTACAAACTTACTACCCCCATAACAACCCACCGGTGAAACGTATAACTTCGGACATAAAGGAGCATGCCGATCACACTATTAAAAGGGCTTACGAAGGCAAAACTTATTTCTGGGGCATCAAACCGAACGAAGGTGACGCCATAGTATTTTGGTTTGCAAAACCAACAGCAATtgcaag ATACAAATTCCGTAGCGGAAACGTTGAACATGTTTCTGATAAGTTCTACAATACTGTGGTTGAAGTGCTGCCAGCAAACGGGAAGAAGAAGTTCATTTCTGTTAATAATTTCGACGAACTTGGCTTAGCTGAAGGTGACCTAAAACCTAGCATCGGGCCTCTGTTGGCGATTCGCTTACGCGTGAACAAGGAAAGCTACTATTGGACCGTCCTGAGTGAG ATCGCTTTAACGACGTTAGAGCAAGCAAAGAAGACTTGA
- the LOC120636460 gene encoding probable cytochrome P450 303a1 gives MWLTVLVIVAIIGLLLYLDTVKPKKFPRGPKWLPIVGSAIEVNKMREKTGYLYKSVKELANIYCGGGPLIGLKIGKDRIIMVNTVEANKEMLYNEDIDGRPKGIFYQTRTWGKRRGILLTDGELWKEQRKFLIKHLREFGFGRRGMSEIAFSEAGHMINDVLEIMKNNNSAVIKNMHSFFSTYILNTLWTMMAGIRYRPSEPDMILLQNILFDLFAAIDMVGCVFSHFPVLSLLAPKASGYTDFVRTHKRIWKFLRDEITKHKLRFDPKNEDRDFMDVYIRVLNDHGEVNTYSEGQLVAICMDMFMAGTETTNKSMSFCFSYLVREQDVQKKAQEEIDRIVGKNRMPCLDDRPHMPYNEAIVQESIRHFMGRTFGVPHRALRNTTLAGYNIPKDTMVVSNFPNILMDPELFPEPYGFKPERFIVDGKLSLPDTFFPFGISKHRCMGDVLAKCNMFMFITTMLQRFTFLPCPGEPLPSLDHVDGATASAAPFNTLVISRM, from the exons ATGTGGTTAACGGTACTCGTCATTGTGGCAATTATTGGCCTTCTACTTTATTTAGACACTGTCAAACCCAAGAAATTTCCCCGAGGTCCTAAATGGTTACCAATTGTTGGAAGTGCCATAGAAGTAAACAAAATGCGAGAAAAGACGGGATATCTTTACAAAAGCGTTAAAGAATTAGCTAATATTTACTGTGGAGGTGGGCCTCTAATTGGTCTTAAAATTGGAAAAGACCGAATTATAATGGTTAATACTGTTGAAGCAAACAAAGAAATGCTTTATAACGAAGATATTGATGGACGTCCAAAAGGAATCTTTTATCAAACTAGAACTTGGGGTAAACGAAGAGGAATTCTTCTCACTGACGGTGAACTATGGaaagaacagagaaaatttcTCATAAAACATTTAAGAGAATTTGGTTTTGGAAGAAGAGGCATGAGTGAGATAGCATTTTCAGAAGCTGGTCACATGATTAATGATGTATTGGAAATAATGAAGAATAACAATAGtgcagttattaaaaatatgcacAGCTTCTTTAGCACTTACATTCTTAATACCCTATGGACAATGATGGCTGGTATACGCTATAGACCAAGCGAACCTGACATGATATTGTTGCAGaatattttgtttgatttatttGCAGCGATCGATATGGTTGGTTGTGTGTTTAGCCATTTCCCTGTGTTAAGCTTACTTGCACCGAAAGCTTCGGGCTACACAGATTTCGTGAGAACTCATAAAAGAATTTGGAAATTTCTGCGTGacgaaataacaaaacacaaaCTACGATTCGACCCTAAAAATGAGGACAGGGATTTTATGGATGTTTATATACGGGTTCTAAATGATCATGGGGAAGTGAACACTTATTCCGAAGGACAACTGGTGGCAATTTGTATGGACATGTTCATGGCTGGGACGGAAACAACAAATAAGAGCATGAGTTTCTGTTTCAGCTATCTAGTAAGGGAACAAGACGTGCAGAAAAAAGCTCAAGAAGAAATAGACAGAATTGTTGGTAAAAATCGAATGCCTTGCCTTGATGACCGCCCTCA CATGCCTTATAATGAAGCAATAGTACAAGAAAGTATTCGACATTTTATGGGTAGAACTTTTGGAGTGCCACATAGAGCTTTAAGAAATACTACATTGGCTGGATATAATATACCCAAA GATACAATGGTGGTCAGCAATTTTCCGAACATATTGATGGATCCAGAACTTTTTCCGGAACCGTATGGGTTCAAACCAGAAAGATTTATTGTTGATGGCAAGCTCAGTTTACCAGACACGTTTTTCCCATTCGGGATATCCAAGCATAGATGTATGGGAGACGTATTAGCTAAATGTAATATGTTTATGTTCATAACTACTATGCTTCAGAGGTTTACGTTCTTGCCCTGTCCCGGTGAACCCCTGCCATCTTTGGACCACGTTGATGGAGCAACGGCATCAGCGGCACCATTTAATACTTTAGTTATATCAAGAATGTAA